Genomic window (Equus asinus isolate D_3611 breed Donkey chromosome 13, EquAss-T2T_v2, whole genome shotgun sequence):
tgccacaTAGTTACCAATTTTTTCTCGTGATAAgatcttttaagatctactctcttagcaactttcaaaatacaatacagtattatcaacatggtcaccatgctgtatgttacatcccAATTAATGTAGTGTTCTTGATATCTTTCTGTATGTCTAAAGTGTTTCATAatctaacaaaattaaaatggaaaaaggtTTTTTAGCATTCActcaaaatatgtatatttatctatACTATTGTTAATTTTACATGCTAGGTATTAATAGTGTTAAATATTCTAAAACCTGAGTAAATAAattagtaattacattaaatattaaacaataatAAGTAATACTAGTAAagcttaattctttttcttttaaatacttttcGATATTCTCCCATAGCGCAGTAGATCATTTTGGTCATTCCCTGGGTGTCTGCACCCCTCTCTGGAGGGAGGACTTAAAGGTTTGCCAAATGTTTCTCAAATTGTGGTTCTCAGAACACCTGCATCCGAATCGTCTGAGAATCTTATTAAAGATACTTTAGCAGCTTCCACTCCCATCCCAACTGGGGACCAGGGACCAGGAATGTGCGTTTTTCATTATAAGTGCCCTGTGGGTTTGATGCACTGCTGCAGGGCAATAGGGTGTTCTGAGCTGTTCAGAAGTAGCTGGGGATGCTGGTAAGTCAGGTCCAAGGCCTGCCCTGCAGGAACTTCCAGGTTGATGGGCTGGGGTGGCCTCCTTTACCTGGTTCATCTATCTCCCCTCCCACTCCAGGAAACTGATGCCACTGGAGGATTCTGAAGGCAGCTCCGATGACACCAGCATCTCCCCCGTCTCATCCACCTTGTTGAATCCCATCAAATTGGTTGTGACCCAGCCCAACAGCAGCTTCTTTGCAGGGATGCTGGAGGGCGAGCTGAACAAACTTAGCTTCTCCTCTGTGGCCAAGAATGTAGAAAAGGGAGACCCGGCCCTCTGCCCCCACCAATCTAAGTCCCAAATGGCCTCTGGGGGCATTCTGGACCTTGACAACCCTGAACTGGACATAGACACCTCCTCAACGTCCTCAGAGTCCTCTGTGGTGGTGGATGTGCCAGAGGCGCCCTTCATCTGTGAACACACAGTCAGCGATTCCACTGCTGTGGTGCGTTTCGCTCCTCATGCATTTGGCTAAGGCTTACTGACCACCCCCAATGTGCCAGGTACCGGGCCGAGTTCCATGGGGAATGGGAAGATACCTACCACCTGCATGCTGACCTTAAGTTGTTGGGTTAGGAGAGACGGCATGTCTGTAAAGAACTCCAATGCAACCTAGAAAGGGCTCAGTGTTCAGATCAAGTGCCACCAAGaattcagaaggaaagaaatattacTTCCAGGTGCAGGAATAAGCTTGGTGGCTTTTGGTAACTGTTGAGCTGGGACACAGAGGTAGGATTTAAACATCTAGAGCTGGGGAAAGGCATTCCATGGAGAGGCTGACACTAGCAAAGGCTCACAGGTGGGGAAGTGTGGAAGGAAACACCCAGGTCCTGACCCAGGGCTTCTCCCACTTTCAATGTGCCTGCAGATCTGATCGTCCTGTTACGAACGAGATTCCTAGGCCTCCCCGCTaaaggttctgattcagtaggtctggggtggatcCTGAGAATTTGCACCACTAACAAATTCCCAGGAAGTGCTGATGGCCCACGGACCACATGTTGAGTAGCGCTAGAGTGCAGGAAGGGGGACAAAGGGGAAAGTCAGTCTGGGGTCATTTTCCAGAGGTCCTCCACTGTTAGGCTACTTTCTAGATTTCTCTGTAAGCAATAGGGAACAGCTTTTTGCAAAGCTTTATATCAGGCGAGGAATGCAATTTGagctgtattttagaaagataaatatgGGAGCCCCATTGTTAAATGgtctagagcagtgtttctcaaagtgtggttcccagACCACTAACAGCTTCAACATCATAAGGCAACTTGTTAGAAATTTAAATTCTCGCCCCCACTCCCGcccctactgaatcagaaactgtggGGATGGgggccagcaatctgtgttttaataagtcctccaggggattctgatgcacactgaagtttgagaaccacagcctAGAtggaagagaaactggaaatggGAGACCAGACAGGATGCAGCAGGGCTGGGAAACTGTAGTGTTATAAAAACTCCCCAAGATCCTTAGCCAGGCTTGGCAACCGCTGTTGTAGTGCAAAGTGTATGGGCTCTGGAGCTATTGGCCTGACCTTGGCTCTGTCACTTAATAGTTGTGTGACCATGGGCCAGCCACTTGCCCTCTCTGAACCTGTAACCCCATCTGCAATGAGTGAGGTGGAcaagatgatctctaaggtccctCCCAACTGACACACAGTCCAGAAGAAATAGGGAATGAGGGCACACTCTGAGGTGAGTGGGACTGCCCAGGGGGAGTAGCATACCTTTCAGGCCGGTGGTTCCACATCCAGCGTTGGAGTGCCTTTCGCCTTCCATCAGACCTGCCTCAGCTCCAGCAGGGGCAGGGGATGGGAGTAGGGCATTCTGACCCACGTGGGGCATGGGTGAGGGGCTGACAGGCCAGGGGCCAGGTCTCAGGAAGTCTCGGGGACTCTCTTCCCCTAGATTTCCTGGACCTATGCCTTGGGCAAGCAGCAAGTCAGTTTCTACCAGGTCCTCTTGCAGGAGGTGGCAAAGAAAAATGACGATGAGCCGCCCAAGGCAAAGAATCGCCCATGGATCTTCAACAAGATCTTGGGGATCACGGTGAAGCTGATGGAGCTGAAGCCTAACACGAGTTACTGCCTCACCGCCCGCGCGGCCAACACAGCCGGGGTGGGGAAGTGGTGCAAGCCCTACAAAGTGAGCCCTGGGAGAAGAGGGGCCCAACGGGGCCGGGAGGGAAGTCTGAACCAGGGGCCTGGGGGTTGGGAACAGCTGTCTTCGCCCACCACTCATCTCCCTgcttgttttccttctgcctgggcaAATAAGTATCGATTCCAGGCTGCTCTCTTCTGGGAGGTTGAAGGATTAAGCCACTCTGGGGCCCACTGGGAATGCAAACTAACATATTCATCAGCGCCTCTACAATGTTCATCTTCCAGAGCCATTGGTTTTTGGATTCTTCAACTTACTACTAATGATTGTGAGAGGGCCAGGAAGTCAAGAGCATTgagggaaacagaggaaagggagCAGCCTGGGGTGGGCAGTGGCCTGGGGAGAAGAGGCCCAAGGACAGCCAGCCCTGTGGTTGGAAACATCACGCAACTAGGGAGGCACACAGTTGAATCATGCCTCTTTGTACATGTTCCCTGTGTCGATGAAAACGTTGGTAAGGCTAGCGAAGATCCCACTTAGCAAACAGAAGAGGGGCTGCAGAAACAAAGATGACAGGTTTGGGAGGGAAGTCTAAGGGGTTTTCTCGATTTATTTCAGTTTGCAACTGTGGCCGCTCACTTGAACATCTTCCCCGAGCACAACCCCATCCAGATCACTGTGCAACGCAAGGAACCCCAGCGGAAAACCGTGTTCATCAGGCTGGAGGACATGCGGAGGCAAGATCCGGAATGCCTATTTCCCTACAAAGTGGGAAGGCTCCAGGAAGCCCACCTACCTTCAGCTTTGGCCCAGGGCCCTCAGGAACTGGAACCATTAAATGGACCACCAGCACCATGCCAGGGAACCACTGATGATGCTGCCGGCCCAGGGCCTGGTGACAGTGGTACTGGAACTCCACCCCTGGGCTGGGGCCAAGGCTAGACAGGAGCTCCATTCACGTGGAGACACCGCAGGCCAGGCTAGGGCAGCCACTGCCCACAGCTGCTAGGCCCCCTCCCCCAGATCTGGGCTGGGTCCAGGTTCCTCATTAAAGAACTGCAGGTCACCTAGTGCCCCTACGTTCTACTTCATGCCGCAGACAGCCTCAGCTGAGCCGCTGGCATCCACCTTCCTAGCTTGTGCCAGGACCAAGAGTCCAGGTGGGAGGGGCATGGAAAGCAAGGGTGGTGGGGCAATGGGATGCTACCACATCTACTGCCTGGCTCTGCCAACATAGCCCTTTTCTCTGTGGGAGGAAGAGATGGTACTCAAAGACTAAAATACACTTACACCAGGAAAAACAGCAAGGTTGACAGAGGTGGTGGCAGCCTGTAGACTGCCGGCATCAGACACGAGCTCTGGAGGGACATGGCGTCAAGTGCACAAACTTTGGGGCAGGGTCTGATAATCCCGGCTCTTCCTGGGTGTAAGGGCACGGGCAACCATTTAAGCTTCTTGGGCTGTTTCATCATCAAAAATatgggggggccagcctggtggcgcagtggttaagtgcgcacgttctgcttcagtggcccggggttcaccggttcagatcccaggtgcagacatggcaccgcttggcaagccatgctgtggtaggcgtcccacatataaagtagaggaaggtggcacggatgttagctcagggccagtcttcctcagcaaaaagaggaagattggcagcagatgttaactcagggctaatcttcctaagtaaataaataaaaaatatggggATGAGAGACCTTTCCAAGCATGGCTGCAGGGTACTGTGAGGGTCTGGTGAGAGCACAGGACAATGAGTGCCTGCAGAGAGTGGAAACTCAGCAACCAGTGCCTCCCTTAGCCCCATGCAGCCTCCTTGCAGATGTGCATGGTGGAAGGCGAGAACCACAGCTATCGATATGCAAAGCCATAAAGGCATGAATGGGGGTGGAGGTTAAGGAACAAGAGGTCAGGAATGCTGTGGCCCTAAGCAGGCCATACAAGGGTGGTTTAGAATTGCACCTGAGTAGACCTGTGTTAGCAGTGAACAAGGGAAAGTGAGGCAGGATGCATGGAAGGCAAGATCCTGGCCTAGGGCGTGAGGATGTCCTCCTGGGCAGAGAACCATCCTCCCATATTGCAACACAGCCACTTCTGCTGGAGCTCTTAGGGTACCCCTGCACACCCCCTTAGAAGAAGTCTCCCCGGACAGTCATGGCCTTCCTCTCTACCCCaagagcccagcacagtgctcGGGACGTGGCAGGGCCTCTAGAAGAGTGCTGCGAGACGCCGAGGAAAGCACCCCTCAGGCAGCACTGGCCAGAACTTCAGGTGACAATGAAAGCGTCCTGTCTGCGTTGTCCCGCACAGCAAGGAGCCTTCCCGAGCCAGTGTGACTGAGGACTGTGTTTCTCCCTGTAGGGAATTCTAGTGAACAGGAAGAGCCACCTGTAGCTAGTGCCTGCCACAATGGACAGCACAGCCTTAGATCACCCTTTGGCCACTAAGATAGAAGCTCCAGCCAGCCTCCCCAGCCTCGCCTTCAGAGGCGCAGGGGAAGAGAGGAATGGCAACTTCCTGTCTGTAAGCTTCTAGCGAAGTCCAGGGCAGAGGGGCTAGACAAACGGACTTATCAGCACCTTGGCTGAGCCCTGGGATTCTATGACAAAGATTTATAACCCAAACACACAAAATATAAGTTATTTATTTGGTCAGTGAATAGAGCTGACAGTGGAAAAGCAGGCAGAGGCAACAGCAGGGTCCAGTCATTGTCTGGCCTCCTGCCACCACTGTTGGCACCAGCAAGGTACAGAGTGACGGCCAAGGGCTGAGCTCCATGATAACCTCCTGTGACCTTTGACTTCCTGCTCTGGAGAGGGACCCCACTGGGGTCTGTCCAAGGACAGCAGGCCACGCTTGTTCTCAGGGTTACCACCCTGGCCTTTGGTCTCTGTCAGGGCAGGCAGATGGCGCAGGCTGAGTCCAGGTAGGGAGCAGAGGAAACCGTGGGATTTCTCATCTCCTCCATCTGCAGAGAAGGAAAGGGCACAGGATGGGGAAAGGGAGGCTGCTGTAATACTCCCAGGAGCCCACTACAGGGGAGAGCTTGTGGTTCACACTCAGCCGTCAGGAGTCTGGCTActgtctctgctccagccacgcaAACTCAGGCTAGGCACCCACCGCCTGCCTTGGCCAGACCTcatcccagggcctggcccctggGACGCCCGCCATGGCTGTCCAATGAAAACAGCGACAATACAAGTACATGATGCTTCAGGTTCACCTGCTATCTTTGGTGTTCCTGTCTACTGAGGTTTGATAACTCCAAGAGACAGATTAACTAAACGCTCTCACACTGAAAGGCagaaccaggatctgaactaggtCTTAGGACTCCAAGGTCCAGTGCTTTAACAAGAAACTGCTGCCTCATGCTGGAGGGACCCTGGACTCGCCCATGGAGAGCGGCCTGAGAGGTCAGGGTCTCCCATGATCCCTGCAGTTCCCAGAGCCCTCCCACTTGCCCACTGAGAACCCAGCTCCACACACCACCTCAGGACAGTCTGGGCACCTGGAGGGCACCTAGAGAAATCTACGCCAGAAGGGAAGGTCACAAAGAGTGACTGAATGAAGGGAAGGAGAGCCACGCACACCAGCCACGACCTCCCCCAAACTCACATCCGGAGGCATTTGTCCTTCCCACCGCTTGCCACCCTCTGGCCGTCAGGACTCCAGTCGACAGCATACACCTAAACCAAagaagagggaaagtggggcagtgagGACAGCGGGTGGAGGAGGGCCAGGCTTCAATTCCACCCGCCCCCAAAAGGGTTGGCCGTACCTCATCCGCATGGCCTGGCAGGTCTGTGGCTAGCTTCTGGGCCTTCACATCCCACACCTTCAGTGTGCTGTCACTGCTGCCGCTGACCAGGAGCCGGCTGTCGGCTGACCACGCAATCTGGTACACGGCAGCCACGTGGCCACGCAGGGAAGCCAGGTACCTGGGCCAGGGCAAGATGATCATGGATGTTAGATCTTCAGACATGTCTGAAGGGTCCTCTTTGcccacagcagtggttctcatgCTTGGCTGCCTGTTACAATTACCTGGCTACTTTCACAAAATCTCACTGCCTGGCCCCCACCCCGGATCAGTTTAATCATTACTGGTTATTAGGAGTTTGTAAAACTTCTCCAAATGGGTTGCTTCTAGGGTGCCTCTTGCCAGGCCTCCATACCTGCACGACTCCACATGCCTTAGAGTCCAGTGCAGCTGTCTGCTTAGCCCATCTGCCTgccaccccctacacacactcGCCTGCTGACAGGTGGCATGGAATAATAGTGGGCCAAGCCCACTGGAACTTTCAGGTCAACACAGACCAGCTGTTTCTCCTGGGACACATCATTaggcctctctgagactcagtttccttattttaaaaaggaactgAAGGCCTGTTTCAAAGGCCGCTGTGTGAAAATACACGGTGAGGGACATACAGGTGCCCTTTGGCCCCACAAaggcttccctccctcctcctcttgcccAGGCCTCTGCCTCTCCTAATTAACCCAGGGCACTGAGCCTCATTACACCTGTGCTGCTCAGACTTCAATGGTGAGCAGACTCACCTGGTGACCTtactgaaatgcagattctgattcatgaGGTCTAGGGGTGGGGCTCAAGGGGCTGCATTTCTATCAAACTCCTAGGTGATGCctctggtctgtggaccacacatGGAGGAGGGCCACAACACAACTGTCCCATAAAATGACACTTCCATTGCATCCCTGGCCCTTGGCCAGCTTTAAGACCATTTCTTTCCTTAGATGCGAAATGAACTAACATTTTCAGGGCTCACTTAGAGCTGGTCCTAAATGTACCATTTCAATTAGTTCTTGTAATAAAGCTGAGAGGGAGGGGGCCTGCacattacagaagaggaaacagaggctcagaaaatCCAAACACTTGCCAAGgctacacagctggtaagtggcagagccaagctCCTTCCGAGGAACAATGGCCCCCACTTGCCCTCCCACAGCCCCACTCACTTGCCCGTCCTGCCATCCCACAGCTTGATGGACTTGTCGAAGGAGGCGCTGGCAACGATGCGGGAGTCAGGGGAGAAGAGCACCTGGTTGATGAGGGCTTGGTGTCCCGTCATCCGTGCGAGGGGCTTCTTGTCCTCTGCTGGGGACCACAGGAATAAGGTGAAGTCGTCTGAGCCAGACACCAGCCTCTCTGGGCCCTGGCCCTAGGGGAGGCAGGAAGCACACTGTGTTGGACATGGTCTCAGACAGGAgagcccacccacagcagcaaACACACCACTGATCACTCAACACCAGCAGAGAGGCCTAGGCCAGCCACTAACTCACATGGGTTACCTTCTCCAAAAGGAAACTTTATGCACACGGGACGATTTCTAAGATATACACTTACATGAAAAAGCAAGCGACAGACTGGTGTGTTAAAAGGGGAGGGATTTTGCATGTGGGTctgtacacacatgtatatatgtactgTATATATACGCGTGTGCATGGTGTGCATATAGACAGGTATGTGTAGATGTAAAGTCTCTGGAAGGAGACACAAGATACTGGTAGCACAGGATGCTTCCAGAAGGAATGGATGGATATGTGATGGAGATGGGAGGCTTTTCactaactttttatattttttaaacctcAGGTCATGTGAGTGTGTCACTTAAGcaaactaaataaaatgaaaaagagaggtATTTTGGGAATGCAATAAAtagataagcaaataaacaagatgaaataaaatgatccCAAGCGCATTAAGATCTTAGGATCATAAACTAGGATTATCAAGAACAACTTTCTGGAAAAGGTACGTTCCGAGCTGGGGCTGGAAGGGAGAGtggcctgagtagctgcagagttTTAGGGATGAGGAGAGGACGAGTAGAGAGCTGGGGATGCTGGCGGCTGGCACATACTCACCCGCACGAGGTTGTACCGGCTGAGAGCCCTCTCCTTCAACTCCTGCACTGTGTCCAGGTacca
Coding sequences:
- the FNDC8 gene encoding fibronectin type III domain-containing protein 8, producing the protein MASEVLYKVGNGEGATMKKETLNLLNAHHQMLQPFPNPKSMNRTITTKGLPLSSSGSLVTFLEEDTISLPKLMPLEDSEGSSDDTSISPVSSTLLNPIKLVVTQPNSSFFAGMLEGELNKLSFSSVAKNVEKGDPALCPHQSKSQMASGGILDLDNPELDIDTSSTSSESSVVVDVPEAPFICEHTVSDSTAVISWTYALGKQQVSFYQVLLQEVAKKNDDEPPKAKNRPWIFNKILGITVKLMELKPNTSYCLTARAANTAGVGKWCKPYKFATVAAHLNIFPEHNPIQITVQRKEPQRKTVFIRLEDMRRQDPECLFPYKGILVNRKSHL
- the NLE1 gene encoding notchless protein homolog 1 isoform X2, whose protein sequence is MAVCGSGTRLQAAGVLCRTLQGHGHWVNTMALSTDYALRTGAFEPAEASINAQDLQGSLQELKERALSRYNLVRGQGPERLVSGSDDFTLFLWSPAEDKKPLARMTGHQALINQVLFSPDSRIVASASFDKSIKLWDGRTGKYLASLRGHVAAVYQIAWSADSRLLVSGSSDSTLKVWDVKAQKLATDLPGHADEVYAVDWSPDGQRVASGGKDKCLRIWRR